One window from the genome of Actinomycetota bacterium encodes:
- a CDS encoding TIGR03619 family F420-dependent LLM class oxidoreductase, translating to MGRSVAGRVAMRFGLVPPIVHRNPRFTPPRWEFDAGIDDLAFVARAADELGYDFMCFPGHVAIPEEVADVRGLVYWDPVATMSYIAARTQRLKLCSYVVVLGYYHPLQIAKSYGTVDRLSGGRLILGVGVGSLQQEFELLGAPFEDRGLRGDDALRALRASLSKRTPVYHGTYFDYEGFVVEPHAVQERVPIWIGGRTKRSLRRALELADGWSPFKLSIEELKPMLDERRDEIDAHAGFDLVFPPDPPLDPIGDPSGVDQVLTAYRSLGATALALRFVHRSREHYVEQLEAFIRAVKG from the coding sequence GTGGGCCGATCGGTGGCCGGCCGTGTCGCCATGAGATTCGGGCTCGTACCCCCCATCGTCCACCGCAACCCCCGGTTCACCCCGCCGCGGTGGGAGTTCGACGCCGGGATCGACGACCTGGCGTTCGTCGCCCGGGCCGCGGACGAGCTCGGGTACGACTTCATGTGCTTCCCAGGGCACGTCGCGATCCCCGAGGAGGTTGCCGACGTTCGCGGCCTCGTCTACTGGGATCCCGTGGCGACCATGTCGTACATCGCAGCGCGGACACAACGTCTCAAGCTCTGCTCGTACGTCGTGGTGCTCGGCTACTACCACCCGCTGCAGATCGCGAAGTCTTACGGCACCGTCGACCGGCTGTCCGGCGGGCGGCTGATCCTCGGCGTCGGCGTGGGCTCGCTACAGCAGGAGTTCGAGCTGCTCGGCGCGCCGTTCGAGGACCGCGGCCTTCGGGGCGACGACGCGCTGCGAGCGCTGCGGGCGTCCCTCTCGAAGCGGACGCCCGTCTACCACGGCACCTACTTCGACTACGAGGGGTTCGTCGTCGAGCCGCACGCCGTCCAGGAGCGGGTCCCGATCTGGATCGGCGGGCGAACGAAGCGGTCGCTCCGCCGGGCGCTGGAGCTCGCCGACGGATGGTCGCCGTTCAAGCTCTCGATCGAGGAGCTGAAGCCGATGCTCGACGAACGACGCGACGAGATCGACGCGCATGCGGGCTTCGATCTGGTGTTCCCGCCGGACCCTCCCCTCGATCCGATCGGCGATCCGAGCGGGGTCGATCAAGTCCTTACGGCATACCGGTCGCTCGGCGCCACCGCACTCGCTTTGCGCTTCGTCCACCGTTCGCGTGAGCACTACGTCGAGCAGCTCGAAGCGTTCATCCGTGCCGTGAAAGGCTGA